The sequence TTTTTGATGAATTCCATCACCACACCAATTGTTTTGTCGAAGTCTAAAACTTCTTTCACCATCATTTCGCCATCTTTTGCATGACCGCCCCAATCTATAAAAGAACCTTCCACCATAAGAAAGAATGGTTTATTATTCTTTGATAAATAATCTAAAGCCGTCTGTGTAGCTTCAGGAAGGAAATCGCCTCTTCCCTGAACTTTATTGGGAAGCTCGTCCTGCGCTAGGAGGTAGAAGTTGTTTTTATTTTGAATAGGTTTTGAAAGTTTCAAAGTGTCTATATTGTAATTAAGTTTTTTAAATTCATTCAAAAGATTTTTTCCATCTTTTCTTTTATTGAAAAATTTTAATCCGCCGCCTGCTAAGAAATTTACGTTTGCTTTTACCAAATCTAGCGCAATATCTTCGTGAAGATCTCTGTCTTTAACATGAGCATAGTAAGAAGCAGGGGTTGCATGAGTAATGCTTGTAAGACTTATTAATCCTGTCTGATAATTTTTTTTCTGAAGTTGTTCTAATATAGTGGGTAATGCAATTGAATCTTTATTAACACCAATTGCACGTTTGTAAGTTTTTTCGCCGGTTGATAAAGCCGTTGCTCCGGCAGCAGAATCGGTAACCCAATCGCTGGTGGAAGAAGTTTCAGAAAGACCGACAACTTTAAACTTCTGAAAGTTGGGTTCTGAATTTCCAAAATAGAATGCTGAAGTGACTTGAGAAACACCCATCCCATCGCCAATCATAAAAATAATATTAAGGGGTTTTTGGGTTTGAGCTTTAATTAATGCTGTGAAAAGAAGCAAAGATAATAATATTACTTTGTTGGATTTAGTAATTATGTAAATAAATTTCATAATGATTGAATTTTTGATAATTTTAATTAATGCGAAATCAGTGTGCAAAATTACTTACAAATCATGCTTTCAAAAGCATCATGAAAAGCTTTGAAATCAATGTTAACAAGTATTTTATTGATTAAAAGTTTCTTATGGAATATGGTGGTGAAAAAGTTTATGTAAATTTAATTTTCGGCAACAAAATTCACATTGTATTAACTTTTTAATATTCATTTGTTAAAGCTTAATTAACATATTCTGACGTTCGACGATCCTAATTTTGCACAAAAAAAAGAATGAAACGTATTTATCTTGTGCCGACTGTTTTGATGAGTTGTGTCAGTTTAACATTTGCGCAAAAAAAAGAATCCGATACTATCAAGGATGAGAGCAAATTGAAAGATATTGAAGAAGTAGTAATGGTGGGATACGGAAGTCAGAAAAGATCTGATGTTACTGGAGCAATAGGATCTGTGAAAAGTGAAGATTTTAATAAAGGTCTTGTAGCCAATGTAGGGCAACTTCTTCAAGGAAAGGTTGCCGGAGTAAATGTTGCCAACGTAAGTGGTGAACCGGGAGCCAACCAAAATATTATCATTCGTGGAGTAGGAAGTCTTCGTTCAGGAACGACGCCTTTATACGTGATTGACGGTTTTGTAATCGATAACAGTAATACTGGAGTTGCCTCAAACCCGATGAACTTCATCAATCCTGAAGATATTGCTTCAATGGATGTTCTAAAAGATGCTTCTGCATCTGCAATCTACGGAGCGAGAGGAGCAAATGGTGTTATTGTCATCACAACCAAAAAAGGGAAAAAAGGAAGAACAGAAATGAATCTTTCTTCATCGCTTACCGTTTCTAATCTTGCCAATAAAATGAATGTTTTCAGCGCAGATGAATTCAGAAAGCAGGTAAATGGAATGGGAGCGAAGATTGATGATATGGGTGGAAGTACAGACTGGCAGGATGAGTTGACTCGTACAGCGATTTCTAAAAATATAAATTTCTCAGCAGCAGGAGCTACGGAAAATTCTAATTATTATGCAGCTTTAGGTTACGAAGATCAGGAAGGAATTCTTTATAACAGTGCTTTAAGAAGATATTCGGGACGTGTGAATGTTTCTCAGAAAGCCTTTAACGGAAGAATGAATATTGATTTCAACATCAACGGAACAAAAACTGAAAACAGCAGACCAACTACAAGCAGTATTGTTTCTACGATGTTGACTCTGAATCCCACTTATCCTGCTTTTACAAACGGT comes from Chryseobacterium sp. 3008163 and encodes:
- a CDS encoding alkaline phosphatase; its protein translation is MKFIYIITKSNKVILLSLLLFTALIKAQTQKPLNIIFMIGDGMGVSQVTSAFYFGNSEPNFQKFKVVGLSETSSTSDWVTDSAAGATALSTGEKTYKRAIGVNKDSIALPTILEQLQKKNYQTGLISLTSITHATPASYYAHVKDRDLHEDIALDLVKANVNFLAGGGLKFFNKRKDGKNLLNEFKKLNYNIDTLKLSKPIQNKNNFYLLAQDELPNKVQGRGDFLPEATQTALDYLSKNNKPFFLMVEGSFIDWGGHAKDGEMMVKEVLDFDKTIGVVMEFIKKNPNTLLVVTADHETGGASIGKYSEKDPVTGKEKEIGNKVQVNFIDNQHTAALVPVFAMGKNQELFSGVYPNNTIYHKLVEALKKNGISIK